TGTCTGAGAGGGCGGCGGGAGCCCCTTTGATGACAGAAACATTGTCTCAAACTGCACGCTTTCACAAAGATaaattttattaacaataaagttatcTATAACAAATTTCACAAATCTACAGTCGTATAATGTTGGCTGATTATTTCGTTAATCCCATCATAAACTACTGCAAGATATTCAAAAATTATCAATTCAAAATGGTATAAATATTGAGGACGAAGCAGCGAAAATTAAATCGTTCAGCGATTCGGTAAGTGCCAATCGTCTTCGCTCAATAATTTAATTGTACAGTTTctttaactttaattttgttgAAGACTTTGTTGAAGATTCATGAAATGTATAGGTCCATATACCTACATTCCCTTCTCTTTGCCAACTGTCTAACAGAAAAAgagtattttcccctcactacctcggaaagacgtgttttgtcctttaataccagcgggtaaaaacgcattttatccactagtgggtaaagtaatttgaccttgaataaagtcaaattaactgctttaaaattgataaaagtaggtgaatctagtaataaagatgatttaccacctgtcgAACTACTGgtagcagtaataaacgcattttttgcgttgtagtttcctcgctatagtgaggggaaaagttttgtgttacactcgggtgcaaatgtattttacttctcgtgtgttaaaaaactcgcaagttcaggattctattctcgaaccactcgcttcgctcgtggttcaactatagaatcctttcacttgctcgtttttcaattccacactcggcgttaaaatacaactttgcccccttgtataacaaataactattaaaaatgtTCAAATTACTAGATATTCATTAAGTATTCTACTTCTGAGATTTTTTATACCTTTAGAGAGATGAACTTAAAgctatcatttatattttttctttcgtcCTAacaattagtccggttttctaaGCATTCTCAAAGTTGTAGTTAGGGGCTATAGTTGTTACATAACAAGAAATATAACTTACGAAAGGTATTTCAAGCTGAAAAAGCATAGCCTTCCTCAAAATTCATATTAGACTGTTCAGTAGCTAAGAACTTCATTTAAATAGGTAATTAGACTAATTAGTATCTTGTACAACTTCTTTGGCGCCACTGACCAGTATCTCCACTTCCAGCAAATATAAATTTCAAAATGAAATTCTTCGCCGTATTCGCTGCCGTCCTGGCCCTCGCGGCCGCCGCGCCCACCACCCAGTGGACCCTCAACGAGCTGTCCGAGGCTATTCAGAACCCGGCCACCAACGACGTTTCTGGCAAACCCCTTGTGCAGATCATCGTCAACATCAACCAGGTGAGCTGAACTCTGTTAATCTAAGCGAGTCTCAAAGAACTCCAGAGTGGAGTGTGCGTGATTGAATGCGTAAAAAGTTGCTATGATAATGCGAGTTTTGGAGAGCAGCGTAGTGTTACGGACGCGATCGATCCATTTAACGCCTTTCTGCGATCCATAGCGAATTGGCAAACCTTCAGTTTGGATTTCTGAATTCTCTATGAGTGACCATGTTTTTTACAATCAATCAGATATGGAAAATTGTTATTTATTGTTTCAGGAGTCCCCCGCCTCCGTCCAGCCCGCTCCCGTGGAGGTGCCTGAGATCCCCGAGATCGAGCCTACCCCCGTCATCGTTGTTCCTGAGGCCCCCGCTGAGATCGAGCCCACCCCCGTGATCGTGGTCCCCTCGCCCGTGCCCGCCCCTTCTCCCATTGAGATCGTGCCTTCTCCCGTCGAGGTCGTGCCCGCTCCTACCCCTATTGAGATCGTGCCCGCGCCTACCCCCATCGAGATTGTGCCCGCGCCTACTCCCATCGAGATCGTGCCCGCGCCTACCCCCATCGAGATCGTGCCCGCGCCTACTCCCATCGAGATCGTGCCCGCGCCTACTCCCATCGAGATTGTGCCCGCGCCTACTCCCATCGAGATCGTGCCCGCGCCTACCCCATCGAGATTGTGCCCGCGCCTACTCCCATCGAGATCGCTCCCGCGCCTACCCCCATTGAGATCGTGCCCGCGCCTACCCCATCGAGATTGTGCCCGCGCCTACTCCCATCGAGATTGTGCCCGCACCAACCCCCATTGAGATCGTGCCCGCTCCCTCTCCAATTGAAATCGCTCCCGCGCCTACCCCCATTGAGATCGTGCCCGCGCCTACTCCCATCGAGATTGTGCCCGCGCCTACTCCCATCGAAATTGTGCCCGCACCAACCCCCATTGAGATCGTGCCCGCTCCCTCCCCAATTGAAATCGCTCCCGCGCCTACCCCCATTGAGATCGTGCCCGTACCTACTCCCATCGAGATTGTGCCCGCGCCTACTCCCATCGAGATTGTGCCCGCGCCTACCCCCATTGAGATCGTGCCCGCTCCCTCTCCAATTGAAATCGTTCCCGCGCCTACCCCCATCGAGATCGTGCCCGCACCTACCCCCATCGAGATTGTGCCCGCTCCTTCTCCCATCGAAATCGCCCCGGCACCTACCCCCATCGAGATTATCCCCGCCCCTACTCCTATTGAGATCATCCCCGCCCCCGAGCCCATCGTGATCGCCCCCGAGAACCCCATCGACGTGATCGCCGTCAGCGCCCCCGAGGTGAACCCCGCTGACCTGCTCGCGCCCGTGCCCGTCGCCGTCGCCGGCGCCGCTGAGGGAGACCGCGTTTAAGCTGGagaattttatatgaaaatatattgatttaattttgtacttgATTGACTTTTCACTTCTCTAACtataaaacttttaaacttTCGTCTGTGTATGGTGGATGTgcctaaactgtggaatgaattgtcgcctgcggtatttccggaccgatacgaccttcaaaccttcaagaaaaagcGTACTTACACCCattttaaaggccggcaacgcacctccaacactggtgtctcgggtgtccatgggcggtagTGATcgattaccatcaggcgacctgtctgctcatttgcctcaaatttcataaaaaaatgatgATACTAAGGTGTTTGactttaattatataattatacatatgtataataattatatgaaagaTTTTTGACAGTCACATACCTACGAAAGGTTAAACAATCTTATGCATACCTTCGTAGTAATCATAAATAGTCTGGGACTAAAATTCAGTAATATTTAATCATAATCgtattagaaataaaaaaaactgactaACAACACTAACAGACAAATACTAAAAACCTAATACGCTGTATTTTTTGATTTAATGGAAAATTTATTCAAGGATAATCATTTGTTTTCCTACTAGAAACGAAAACGCACTTTGTACCTAATTATACCATTTTTAGAcactgataaaataaaataatgcttaGTGATAGTGCACCTACCTATCTTGCATATGTTATAACTAATATCTACCATctacatttcgtcactacttttaaaaaatctcgtatctcacgctgttccttaaagttaaaacgcagtaagtctatatgcattccatacatacttactacaattttcttttcattgacagacgaagatacaagttttttttaaagtagtgacgatttgtcaaGATAAGGTGACTCTTGTAAACAAggaaaaatgcaattttgagAAGCTTGAGTCGACGTGGTTTGCATGAAAACATGAGTGCATTTTAGAGGGTTCGTTATCAGCGTTGTCACCATATGTGTAACCGCTCGCTAAATTTATCGAAGAAGATAACTCGCGGTTTGTTATCGACCGATGACATGGCAGACCCCGATTGGTTTTTGTTTATAAGAGTGGGTGGACATCGAGGTGACGGTAGTACGTAACGGTGCATGTGATATCCTGTGTTCTCCTGATATTGCTTTACAAGTGAGTATTAAGTTATGAGGAAGTTataaaaacagttaaataaaaaTGCCTAAATAAAACAATCAATATTATGTGTTGTGTCAATGATGATAAAATGAAGAATGAATATCAAAGTAATTTATTGCCATAAATTATTATCAAATTGTTACGATTCAGTGAATGTGATAAAGTAAACAAACATAATCACTGAATACGTGTGTAATAATGTAGTCTTACGTACCT
This window of the Leguminivora glycinivorella isolate SPB_JAAS2020 chromosome 16, LegGlyc_1.1, whole genome shotgun sequence genome carries:
- the LOC125234923 gene encoding extensin-like: MKFFAVFAAVLALAAAAPTTQWTLNELSEAIQNPATNDVSGKPLVQIIVNINQESPASVQPAPVEVPEIPEIEPTPVIVVPEAPAEIEPTPVIVVPSPVPAPSPIEIVPSPVEVVPAPTPIEIVPAPTPIEIVPAPTPIEIVPAPTPIEIVPAPTPIEIVPAPTPIEIVPAPTPIEIVPAPTPSRLYRARAYPIEIVPAPTPIEIVPAPTPIEIVPAPSPIEIAPAPTPIEIVPAPTPIEIVPAPTPIEIVPAPTPIEIVPAPSPIEIAPAPTPIEIVPVPTPIEIVPAPTPIEIVPAPTPIEIVPAPSPIEIVPAPTPIEIVPAPTPIEIVPAPSPIEIAPAPTPIEIIPAPTPIEIIPAPEPIVIAPENPIDVIAVSAPEVNPADLLAPVPVAVAGAAEGDRV